Proteins encoded in a region of the Pirellulaceae bacterium genome:
- the araD gene encoding L-arabinonate dehydratase — protein sequence MSETPTMPSDSSQASINPEQLRSHRWFGPDDMRSFGHRSRLKGMGFADEDYKGKPVIALLNTWSELNTCHSHLRERAEEVKRGVWQSGGFPVEVPVISLGEMLMKPTTMLYRNLLAMETEEVLRCHPIDGVVLMGGCDKTTPALLMGAITMNIPTIFFPAGPALNAKWGKETLGSGSDVWKYWAERCAGNLCDEAWCQIENSIARSAGHCMTMGTASTMSSIAEVLGMILPNGSSIPAVIADHARLATATGRRIVDMVWEDLKPSDIISTESFENAIITDMAISGSTNAIVHLIALAGRAGLKLTMEDFDRLSRITPVVANVRPAGKYLMEDFYNAGGLKALLNQIGNLLHLDSMTVTGKTLGENIQGAEVFDDDVIRSRDNPIAESGGTYVLQGNLAPHGCVIKPAAADPNLRKHRGPAVVFDNYRDLKSRLNDPELEITANSVIVLRSAGPLGAPGFPEWGMLPIPNHLLKAGVRDMVRISDARMSGTSYGTCVLHVSPESHLGGPLALVRDGDTIELDVDERRLQVMVSEQELAERREKWQAPAPKYERGYGQLFTKHVTQAHEGCDFDFLQEKKQTPDPEIH from the coding sequence ATGAGCGAGACCCCGACGATGCCTTCCGACTCATCCCAAGCAAGCATAAATCCCGAACAACTTCGCAGCCACCGTTGGTTCGGGCCTGATGACATGCGGTCATTCGGACATCGCTCGCGACTCAAGGGGATGGGATTCGCCGACGAGGATTACAAGGGAAAGCCCGTCATCGCGTTACTCAACACATGGAGTGAGCTGAATACTTGCCACTCGCATCTCCGCGAGCGAGCTGAGGAAGTTAAACGGGGCGTTTGGCAATCTGGCGGCTTTCCCGTCGAAGTACCTGTCATTTCACTCGGTGAAATGCTGATGAAACCCACCACGATGCTCTATCGCAATTTATTGGCGATGGAGACCGAGGAAGTGTTGCGTTGTCATCCGATTGACGGTGTCGTGCTGATGGGAGGATGTGACAAGACGACGCCTGCGTTGCTGATGGGCGCCATCACCATGAACATCCCTACCATTTTCTTTCCTGCAGGACCTGCCTTGAATGCGAAGTGGGGCAAAGAAACTTTGGGCAGCGGTAGTGACGTATGGAAATATTGGGCCGAACGATGTGCTGGTAATCTGTGCGATGAAGCTTGGTGTCAAATCGAAAACAGCATTGCGCGTTCTGCCGGCCATTGCATGACAATGGGCACCGCTTCCACGATGAGCTCCATTGCTGAAGTACTCGGCATGATCCTGCCAAACGGATCCTCCATTCCCGCAGTCATCGCCGATCATGCCCGCCTGGCAACCGCCACAGGACGTCGGATTGTTGACATGGTTTGGGAGGACCTTAAGCCCTCCGATATCATCTCCACCGAATCTTTTGAAAACGCAATCATTACGGATATGGCGATTAGCGGATCAACCAACGCAATCGTACATCTGATTGCACTCGCCGGGCGAGCGGGATTGAAGCTTACGATGGAAGACTTTGACCGACTGTCTCGAATCACGCCAGTCGTGGCCAATGTTCGTCCAGCCGGTAAATATTTGATGGAGGACTTTTACAATGCGGGCGGCCTGAAAGCTCTGCTCAATCAAATCGGTAACTTACTGCACTTGGATAGCATGACGGTGACCGGAAAAACGCTGGGCGAAAATATTCAAGGTGCGGAAGTTTTTGACGATGACGTGATCCGCTCTCGTGACAACCCGATTGCCGAGTCCGGCGGAACCTACGTTCTCCAAGGCAACCTGGCTCCGCATGGGTGTGTGATCAAACCGGCAGCAGCCGACCCTAATCTGCGCAAACATCGCGGACCAGCCGTCGTATTCGACAATTATCGTGATCTAAAAAGTCGACTAAACGACCCGGAATTGGAGATTACGGCAAATTCCGTGATTGTACTTCGAAGCGCTGGACCTTTAGGAGCACCGGGATTTCCCGAATGGGGCATGTTACCCATCCCCAATCACCTGCTGAAGGCTGGTGTACGCGATATGGTGCGAATCTCGGACGCCCGCATGAGCGGGACCAGCTACGGGACCTGCGTTCTTCACGTGTCACCAGAATCACACCTGGGTGGTCCACTGGCGTTAGTGAGAGATGGAGATACGATCGAATTGGATGTTGACGAACGACGACTCCAAGTGATGGTCAGTGAACAGGAGCTTGCGGAGCGACGTGAAAAGTGGCAGGCCCCGGCTCCGAAATATGAGCGAGGATACGGCCAGCTTTTCACGAAACATGTGACCCAGGCACACGAAGGCTGTGACTTTGACTTTCTTCAAGAAAAGAAGCAGACACCGGACCCTGAAATTCATTAG
- a CDS encoding SLC13 family permease → MDPIIVLLVGMVIVIAGVLLLRLHAFLALGAGALAVALLTPSQAVFQNELQTHSATVVALVNEGEVELRPARGYLVSLGTYQIYRSMKHEMQPVGQVVVTAFGKGAVVQIANATVSVERKDRLVHQRDIVAAQKLSQRSVGSRISKGFGETCGKIGILIAMASIIGRCLLASGAAEQIVLSVRNAFGDRRTPLAFSVSGFVVGIPVFFDTVFYLLLPLARAMWMKTRCNYLLYVLSIVVGATMAHSLVPPTPGPLFVAGELNVNLGLMILAGCVVGTVAVSAGYLYAVWANRRWELPMRDLSSSELEQQQTDRLRPPLLLALLPILLPIVLLSSKTVLDMTLSASDGSSWMTSVAPVVNFFGDKNLALALAAAVALLMLVRYPDQSLTISSEVQEALLSAGNIVLITAAGGAFGHVLRQTGIAPAIEHRFPVAEGGVALLLVAFGITSVVRIAQGSATVAMITSVGIVAPIVANVELAFNPVYVALAIGCGSKPIPWMNDSGFWVVTRMTGMSEGETLRTVSVALTLMGLVGLAVTVVGALVLPLI, encoded by the coding sequence ATGGACCCAATTATAGTTTTATTGGTGGGAATGGTTATCGTGATTGCCGGCGTCTTGCTGTTGCGGCTCCATGCGTTCCTTGCCTTGGGTGCGGGTGCGCTGGCCGTTGCTTTGTTGACGCCCAGCCAAGCGGTCTTTCAAAACGAGCTGCAAACTCATTCGGCCACTGTTGTCGCTCTTGTGAATGAAGGGGAGGTTGAGTTAAGGCCAGCCCGTGGCTATTTGGTAAGTCTCGGGACTTACCAGATTTACCGCTCGATGAAGCATGAAATGCAGCCGGTGGGGCAGGTGGTTGTCACGGCATTCGGGAAGGGGGCGGTGGTTCAAATTGCTAACGCGACGGTATCCGTTGAACGAAAGGATCGCCTGGTGCATCAACGCGATATTGTCGCGGCTCAGAAGCTGAGCCAGCGGTCAGTCGGCTCTCGGATTTCGAAGGGCTTTGGTGAAACTTGCGGGAAGATAGGTATTCTCATTGCGATGGCTTCCATCATCGGACGTTGTTTGCTGGCGAGTGGTGCGGCCGAACAAATTGTGCTTTCGGTTCGAAATGCGTTTGGTGACCGCAGGACGCCTTTGGCTTTTTCGGTGAGTGGATTCGTCGTTGGCATTCCGGTTTTTTTTGATACCGTGTTCTACTTGTTACTGCCTCTCGCTCGCGCCATGTGGATGAAGACTCGCTGTAATTATCTGCTCTATGTGTTGTCGATCGTCGTTGGGGCCACGATGGCTCATTCCCTGGTCCCCCCAACTCCCGGCCCTCTCTTCGTTGCTGGAGAGTTGAATGTAAATCTGGGTTTGATGATTTTGGCTGGTTGCGTCGTGGGCACGGTGGCTGTTTCGGCAGGGTATCTCTACGCGGTTTGGGCCAACCGTCGTTGGGAGCTACCGATGCGGGATTTATCGTCGAGTGAGTTGGAACAGCAGCAAACCGATCGGTTACGTCCACCGCTGTTGTTGGCTCTGTTGCCGATTCTTCTTCCCATTGTTTTGCTTTCTTCGAAAACCGTTCTTGACATGACCCTGTCAGCATCCGATGGATCGAGTTGGATGACAAGTGTCGCCCCAGTTGTGAATTTTTTCGGTGATAAGAACCTTGCCCTGGCTTTGGCCGCCGCTGTCGCCTTGTTGATGCTCGTTCGCTATCCTGACCAGTCATTGACGATCAGCAGCGAAGTGCAGGAGGCGTTGTTGAGTGCCGGCAATATCGTGTTGATCACGGCTGCAGGAGGTGCGTTCGGGCATGTTTTACGTCAAACAGGAATCGCCCCGGCGATCGAACATCGCTTTCCCGTGGCGGAAGGAGGAGTTGCCTTGCTGTTAGTGGCCTTTGGCATCACATCGGTAGTCCGTATTGCCCAAGGTTCAGCGACTGTCGCGATGATCACATCCGTGGGGATCGTCGCGCCGATTGTTGCCAATGTGGAACTCGCTTTTAATCCGGTTTATGTTGCCCTGGCCATTGGCTGCGGGTCGAAACCGATTCCCTGGATGAACGATAGTGGGTTTTGGGTGGTGACGCGCATGACCGGGATGTCAGAGGGTGAGACTCTGCGAACTGTTTCGGTGGCGTTGACGCTGATGGGGTTGGTGGGCTTGGCGGTAACGGTAGTTGGTGCGCTGGTACTGCCCTTGATTTAG